A genomic stretch from Mycobacterium cookii includes:
- a CDS encoding Gfo/Idh/MocA family protein, translated as MPGLGVPLRIGVLGAARIAPSALIKPAQSNDDVVVAAVAARDRSRAQAFAAKHSIARVHDTYEALIDDPDIDAIYNPLPNGLHGRWTRAALAAGKHVLCEKPFTANAAEAREIAELAAKSDRVVMEAFHYRYHPLALRALEIIASGELGKLTRVEAALCFPLPVFSDIRYDYALAGGALMDAGCYAVHMVRTFGGSTPDVVSAQAKLHDPRVDRAMTAELRFAEGHTGRVRCSMWSTRLLETSARIVGDRGEIKLLNPVTPHLVHRMSVRSSEGKRVERFSRRPTYAYQLDAFAGAVLRGQPVTTTPEDAVENMTVIDAIYRAAGLPLREPS; from the coding sequence GTGCCTGGACTCGGAGTTCCGCTGCGAATCGGTGTGCTCGGTGCGGCGCGAATCGCTCCGTCGGCGCTCATCAAACCGGCCCAGAGCAACGACGATGTCGTCGTCGCGGCGGTGGCGGCGCGCGACCGCTCACGCGCGCAGGCGTTTGCTGCCAAACACAGCATCGCGCGGGTGCACGACACCTACGAGGCGCTGATCGACGACCCGGACATCGATGCGATCTACAACCCCCTGCCGAACGGGCTGCACGGCAGATGGACTCGCGCCGCACTGGCCGCCGGCAAGCATGTGCTGTGCGAAAAGCCTTTCACCGCGAACGCCGCCGAAGCCCGGGAGATCGCGGAATTGGCGGCGAAGTCGGACCGCGTCGTGATGGAAGCATTCCACTACCGCTACCACCCGCTGGCGTTGCGCGCCTTGGAGATCATCGCCTCGGGCGAACTGGGGAAGCTGACGCGGGTGGAAGCTGCCCTGTGTTTCCCGCTGCCGGTGTTCTCCGATATCCGCTATGACTACGCGCTCGCCGGTGGCGCCCTGATGGACGCCGGCTGCTATGCCGTCCACATGGTGCGGACATTCGGCGGTTCGACCCCGGACGTCGTGTCGGCGCAGGCCAAGCTGCATGATCCTCGCGTCGACCGGGCAATGACGGCCGAGCTGCGGTTCGCCGAGGGCCACACCGGGCGGGTCCGCTGCTCGATGTGGTCGACGCGATTGCTGGAGACCAGCGCTCGCATCGTCGGTGACCGCGGTGAGATCAAGCTGCTCAACCCGGTGACACCGCACCTTGTCCACCGCATGTCGGTGCGCTCATCCGAGGGCAAACGTGTCGAGCGATTCTCGCGCCGCCCGACCTACGCGTATCAGCTCGACGCGTTCGCCGGCGCAGTGTTGCGCGGCCAGCCGGTGACGACCACGCCCGAGGACGCCGTCGAGAACATGACGGTCATCGATGCGATCTACCGCGCGGCAGGCCTGCCGCTGCGCGAACCGAGCTGA
- a CDS encoding DUF732 domain-containing protein, with protein MKRLLMLLSVAAMIGTAAPVYADDPDPSPTNDASFLKEMSDAGLTYHDGSQAVAAAKNVCDMANKGTSESEIEKKLQDVNSFSGNGAKKFIMLAAKSYCPKQLEPDESPAPKAPGQ; from the coding sequence ATGAAACGTCTGCTGATGCTGCTCAGCGTCGCCGCCATGATCGGTACGGCGGCGCCCGTGTACGCCGACGACCCGGACCCCAGCCCCACCAACGACGCGAGCTTTCTCAAGGAAATGTCCGACGCGGGGCTCACCTACCACGATGGGTCTCAAGCGGTCGCGGCGGCCAAAAACGTCTGCGACATGGCCAACAAAGGGACTTCCGAATCCGAGATCGAGAAAAAGCTGCAGGACGTCAACTCCTTCTCCGGGAACGGCGCGAAGAAGTTCATCATGCTCGCGGCCAAATCGTACTGCCCCAAGCAGTTGGAACCAGACGAGAGCCCGGCTCCGAAAGCGCCAGGGCAATAG
- a CDS encoding class I adenylate-forming enzyme family protein, with amino-acid sequence MSAGGLDMADSPAFTDEESARYRAAGWWSDVTLSDAVSANAQHHADRVAYVDHLGGSLTWREFDSAATALAEQLVGVGVVRGDRIAVWHGDSAAIHVLFAAIERCGAVVVGIGARAGSREVAAILRGSRSTLLISDPVRSDAATRAAFGLPILELTDTDGAPRLDVEAAGAALTSERRLGADDVFLINSTSGTTGMPKCVVHTQNRWYYFHQKAVANGHLTPDDVVLPVIPTPYGFGIWTSHTTPIYLGATAVIQERFNARATCQAIAAHRATVLCCVSTQLTMLMADRASREYDLSSLRVVFTGGEALPYRPAADFETLTGATILQFYGSNETGILSATTLSDPQPRRLRTAGRIVPEMSVRLFDGDRDVTDAGRGQPACRGPATSLGYLDGTDHDQLFTRDGWMRMGDIAEIDADGYLTVTGRTSDFILRGGKNISAAQVEDAAATHPAIAVAAAVAMPDPVFGEKVCLYTELVDSQALDLPALVQHLLAVGVSKELLPERLVVLDELPRSSGGKVAKGVLREDIRARMEAGHGRS; translated from the coding sequence ATGAGCGCCGGTGGCCTGGATATGGCGGACTCGCCGGCCTTCACTGACGAGGAGTCCGCCCGCTACCGCGCCGCCGGTTGGTGGTCCGATGTGACGTTGTCCGACGCGGTATCAGCCAACGCACAACACCATGCGGACCGGGTGGCCTACGTCGACCATCTCGGCGGATCGCTTACCTGGCGCGAATTCGATAGTGCGGCAACGGCTCTGGCTGAACAGTTGGTCGGTGTCGGTGTCGTCCGCGGTGATCGGATCGCGGTGTGGCACGGCGACTCGGCCGCCATCCACGTGCTGTTCGCCGCGATCGAACGATGCGGCGCCGTCGTCGTCGGCATCGGCGCGCGCGCCGGCAGTCGTGAGGTCGCGGCCATCTTGCGCGGTTCGCGGTCGACGTTGTTGATCAGCGACCCGGTCCGCAGCGACGCTGCGACCCGGGCCGCATTTGGATTGCCGATCCTGGAACTCACGGACACCGACGGGGCGCCGCGACTCGACGTCGAGGCGGCTGGCGCTGCGTTGACATCCGAGCGGCGACTCGGCGCCGACGATGTGTTCTTGATCAATTCGACCTCTGGGACAACCGGGATGCCCAAGTGCGTCGTGCACACCCAGAACCGTTGGTATTACTTCCACCAGAAAGCCGTCGCCAACGGGCACCTGACACCGGACGACGTCGTCCTTCCCGTCATCCCCACCCCGTACGGCTTCGGGATCTGGACCAGCCACACCACCCCGATCTATCTGGGCGCGACCGCGGTGATCCAGGAGCGGTTCAACGCCAGGGCCACGTGTCAAGCGATAGCCGCGCACCGCGCGACCGTGTTGTGCTGTGTCAGCACGCAATTGACGATGCTGATGGCGGACCGCGCCTCACGTGAGTACGACCTGAGTTCATTGCGAGTTGTGTTCACCGGCGGAGAGGCGTTGCCGTACCGGCCGGCAGCGGACTTCGAGACGCTCACCGGCGCAACGATTCTGCAGTTTTACGGCTCGAATGAGACCGGCATCCTGAGTGCCACCACGCTGAGCGACCCGCAGCCACGCCGACTGCGGACCGCGGGCCGCATCGTTCCCGAGATGTCGGTAAGACTCTTCGACGGAGATCGAGACGTCACCGACGCGGGACGGGGACAGCCCGCATGCCGGGGTCCGGCGACCAGCCTCGGCTATCTCGACGGCACCGACCATGATCAGCTGTTCACCCGCGACGGCTGGATGCGGATGGGCGACATCGCCGAAATCGATGCCGACGGCTACCTGACCGTCACCGGCCGGACGTCCGATTTCATCCTGCGCGGCGGTAAGAACATCAGCGCCGCTCAGGTCGAGGACGCCGCCGCGACACATCCCGCGATCGCCGTTGCGGCGGCCGTGGCGATGCCTGATCCGGTCTTCGGCGAAAAGGTCTGCCTCTACACCGAACTGGTCGATTCGCAGGCGCTCGACCTGCCCGCACTGGTTCAGCATCTACTGGCGGTGGGGGTGTCCAAAGAGCTGCTGCCCGAACGGCTCGTCGTGCTCGACGAACTACCGCGATCGTCGGGCGGCAAGGTCGCCAAAGGCGTTCTTCGAGAAGATATTCGAGCCAGGATGGAGGCCGGTCATGGACGCTCGTGA
- a CDS encoding class II aldolase/adducin family protein — protein MDARDARRGGLEVWAPAVVPPIGVDLSSEQALAVAFRHLAAIGFAENMAGHITWQPDGQTDMFVNPWGLWWQEVAASDICVVDADARVVRGRWDVTPAIHIHTELHRVREDARVVIHNHPYYACVLAALGRLPELVHQTGSLFLDDLCLVESYDGEIDSATRAADLAARIAGANLTILANHGVIATGRNLAEAVYRAASIERVCKLAYDVMLTGREPVQMSWPDMAGMQRSLIERAADVYWAGAARMTIKADPAVLS, from the coding sequence ATGGACGCTCGTGACGCTCGGCGCGGCGGGCTGGAGGTGTGGGCGCCGGCGGTGGTTCCGCCGATCGGCGTCGACCTGTCCAGCGAGCAGGCGCTCGCCGTGGCATTCCGCCACCTCGCCGCCATCGGCTTCGCGGAGAACATGGCCGGGCACATCACCTGGCAACCCGACGGACAGACCGACATGTTCGTCAACCCGTGGGGCCTCTGGTGGCAGGAGGTCGCCGCCTCGGACATCTGCGTGGTCGACGCCGACGCGCGGGTGGTCCGCGGCCGGTGGGACGTCACTCCGGCCATCCACATCCACACCGAACTGCATCGCGTCCGTGAAGACGCGCGGGTGGTCATCCACAACCACCCCTACTACGCCTGTGTGCTCGCCGCGCTGGGCAGGTTGCCCGAGTTGGTGCATCAGACCGGTTCGTTGTTCCTCGACGACCTGTGTCTGGTGGAGTCCTACGACGGCGAGATCGACAGCGCCACGCGCGCAGCCGATCTCGCTGCCCGCATCGCGGGCGCAAATCTGACGATCCTGGCCAACCACGGCGTCATCGCGACCGGCCGCAATCTGGCCGAGGCGGTGTATCGCGCGGCCTCGATCGAGCGGGTCTGCAAACTGGCCTACGACGTCATGCTGACCGGCAGGGAGCCAGTGCAGATGAGCTGGCCGGATATGGCGGGCATGCAGCGGTCGCTGATCGAGCGGGCCGCCGACGTGTACTGGGCAGGCGCTGCCCGCATGACGATCAAAGCCGACCCGGCCGTCCTGAGCTGA
- a CDS encoding MmpS family transport accessory protein, whose product MPLVAVIVVSVGLVCMYKVHQFSEPEPVITVNGPQAPEQFNIKKLTYEVYGPVGKAGKIVYVDIEGHPHPVDVTFTNEPWTHDETTTLTVASGAISVHVHGGPLRCRMLVDGMPPPPESGVPEASDNHPDADVECRVKSA is encoded by the coding sequence ATGCCGCTGGTCGCGGTGATTGTCGTAAGCGTCGGCCTGGTGTGCATGTACAAGGTGCACCAATTCTCCGAGCCGGAGCCGGTTATCACCGTCAACGGGCCCCAGGCGCCGGAGCAATTCAATATCAAGAAGCTGACGTACGAGGTGTACGGCCCCGTCGGGAAGGCGGGGAAGATCGTCTACGTCGACATCGAAGGGCATCCGCATCCGGTCGATGTCACCTTCACGAACGAGCCCTGGACCCACGACGAGACCACCACGCTGACGGTGGCATCCGGCGCCATTTCAGTGCATGTCCACGGCGGTCCGCTGCGCTGCCGCATGCTGGTGGATGGCATGCCGCCACCTCCGGAGTCAGGCGTCCCCGAGGCCTCGGATAATCATCCGGACGCTGACGTCGAGTGCAGGGTGAAGTCCGCGTGA
- a CDS encoding MFS transporter: MSAGAQTGTISTRVPARLDRLPWSRFHWRVVIGLGGVWVLDGLEVTMVGNVSSRLTEKGSGIHLTPADIGVAAAFYIAGACLGALFFGHLTDRFGRRNLFILTLAVYLTATVATAFAFAPWYFFIARFLTGSGIGGEYAAINSAIDELIPARVRGRVDLVINGTYWLGSAAGAGGALVLLDTSNFPADIGWRLSFGIGAIFGIFVLLVRRNVPESPRWLFIHGRDREAEQIVHDIEASVERETGRPLPAPRGRPLKVRQRQTISFLEIARVAFTLYPRRAILGLALFVGQAFLYNGVTFNLGTLLSGFYDVGAGTVPLFYVMWALSNFFGPLVLGRLFDTVGRKPMIALSYIGSAVVAVVLAILFVTQAGGVWGFIGVLAATFFLASAGASAAYLTVSEIFPMETRALAIAFFYALGTAIGGISGPLLFGQLIESGERVQVMWSFLIGAVVMALAGGVELWLGVAAEQRPLEELALPLTVADAEAHDEAQ, from the coding sequence ATGAGCGCAGGCGCGCAGACCGGAACCATCTCAACCCGTGTTCCGGCACGGCTGGATCGGTTGCCGTGGTCGCGGTTTCACTGGCGCGTGGTCATCGGCCTCGGCGGAGTGTGGGTGCTCGACGGGCTCGAGGTCACGATGGTCGGCAACGTCTCATCGCGTCTCACCGAGAAGGGCAGCGGGATCCACCTCACTCCCGCTGACATCGGCGTGGCCGCGGCGTTCTACATCGCGGGAGCGTGCCTGGGCGCGCTGTTCTTTGGCCACCTGACTGATCGATTCGGGCGACGCAACCTGTTCATCCTGACCCTCGCGGTCTACCTGACCGCAACTGTCGCAACGGCATTCGCGTTCGCACCGTGGTATTTCTTCATCGCACGCTTCCTCACCGGGTCGGGAATCGGCGGCGAATACGCAGCCATCAATTCGGCGATCGACGAGTTGATTCCCGCCCGGGTCCGGGGCCGGGTGGACCTGGTGATCAACGGCACCTATTGGTTGGGATCGGCGGCGGGGGCGGGCGGTGCGCTCGTCCTGCTCGACACGTCGAATTTTCCCGCCGACATAGGGTGGCGACTGTCCTTCGGCATCGGCGCCATCTTTGGCATTTTCGTTCTTCTGGTACGACGCAACGTCCCGGAGAGCCCGCGCTGGTTGTTCATCCACGGACGCGACCGTGAGGCCGAGCAGATCGTCCATGACATCGAAGCCAGCGTGGAGCGCGAAACTGGTCGCCCGTTGCCTGCACCACGCGGGCGTCCACTGAAAGTTCGCCAGCGCCAGACGATTTCATTTCTCGAGATCGCGAGGGTGGCGTTCACGCTGTATCCGCGGCGCGCGATCCTCGGACTGGCCCTGTTCGTCGGTCAGGCTTTCCTGTACAACGGCGTGACGTTCAATCTGGGCACGTTGTTGAGTGGGTTCTACGACGTCGGCGCCGGAACAGTCCCGCTGTTCTACGTCATGTGGGCGCTGAGCAACTTCTTCGGGCCGCTGGTCCTCGGGCGACTCTTCGACACCGTCGGCCGCAAACCGATGATCGCGCTGTCCTACATCGGCTCGGCGGTCGTGGCGGTCGTCCTGGCAATTCTGTTCGTGACGCAAGCCGGCGGAGTGTGGGGGTTCATCGGGGTGCTCGCCGCGACGTTCTTCTTGGCGTCGGCCGGTGCGAGCGCCGCCTACCTGACCGTCAGCGAGATCTTCCCGATGGAGACCCGGGCGCTGGCGATCGCGTTCTTCTACGCGCTGGGCACCGCGATCGGCGGTATCAGCGGACCGCTGCTATTCGGTCAACTGATCGAGTCCGGCGAACGGGTCCAGGTGATGTGGTCGTTCCTCATCGGCGCTGTGGTGATGGCCCTGGCCGGCGGCGTCGAACTCTGGCTGGGCGTCGCGGCCGAACAGCGCCCGCTGGAAGAGCTCGCGTTGCCGTTGACGGTGGCCGACGCTGAGGCCCACGACGAGGCGCAGTAG
- a CDS encoding aldo/keto reductase, whose amino-acid sequence MTPNEDLTQRRFPLNNGSGAIPALGFGTSLSDNTKTRQSVKTAVEVGFRHLDAAERYRNEADVGVALKELFADGTVRREDLFVTTKLWNNNHRPERVKPALQASLDRLGLDAVDLYLVHTPFAFKPGDDQDPRYPDGSVVYDDGVTLGETWTAMEASVDEGLSHAIGLSDIGVDRARDIVEAARIKPAVVEVESHPYHPQWELHELCATHGIILLAFASLGHALEPRLLDDPLIVSIAQRLEKTPAQVLLAWGIQRGTAVLTGSVTPSRIRENFDITALPESVVEEISEHETRIRFNSVADGGEPGFAEVPSDR is encoded by the coding sequence GTGACACCGAACGAGGATCTAACGCAGCGCAGATTTCCCTTGAACAACGGCAGCGGTGCGATCCCCGCGCTCGGGTTCGGTACCTCGCTGTCCGACAACACCAAGACCCGACAGTCCGTCAAGACCGCCGTCGAGGTGGGATTCCGGCATCTCGACGCCGCCGAGCGATACCGCAACGAAGCGGACGTCGGCGTTGCACTCAAGGAGTTGTTTGCCGACGGCACTGTGCGTCGCGAGGACCTGTTCGTGACCACGAAGCTGTGGAACAACAACCACCGCCCCGAACGGGTCAAGCCCGCACTGCAGGCCAGCCTGGACCGACTCGGGCTCGATGCCGTCGATCTGTATCTCGTGCACACCCCGTTCGCATTCAAGCCCGGGGATGATCAAGATCCCCGCTATCCCGATGGGTCGGTCGTCTACGACGACGGGGTCACCCTCGGCGAAACCTGGACGGCCATGGAAGCCTCTGTCGACGAAGGACTTTCACACGCCATCGGCCTCTCCGACATCGGCGTCGACCGCGCCCGGGACATCGTCGAGGCCGCCCGGATCAAGCCGGCGGTCGTCGAGGTCGAGTCGCACCCATACCACCCGCAGTGGGAACTCCATGAGTTGTGCGCGACACATGGGATCATCCTGCTGGCGTTCGCATCGCTGGGACATGCTCTGGAGCCGAGACTACTTGACGACCCCCTCATCGTCTCGATCGCTCAGCGACTTGAAAAGACCCCTGCCCAAGTACTTTTGGCCTGGGGGATTCAACGCGGCACCGCCGTTCTGACGGGATCTGTCACGCCGTCACGCATCCGGGAGAACTTCGATATCACCGCACTTCCCGAAAGTGTCGTAGAGGAGATCAGCGAGCACGAAACTCGGATCCGATTCAATTCCGTTGCCGACGGAGGAGAACCAGGATTTGCCGAGGTGCCTTCAGACCGATGA
- a CDS encoding MMPL/RND family transporter: protein MVRRFALPLIFFWGFSAVTMTAFTPKVEDVAEELAGPMVPHYAPSQRALLHIGEKFHESNSTNLTMVVFEAQNRQLGDQDHAYYDDLMKRFQRDTKHVQYVMDLWGQPFTAAGAQSVDGKCTYTLLRLAGDIGQMQANDSVNAVRDIIAKDPPPPGLKAFVSGAAPLASDTLSIANSSLNNVTIITIILILVMLMFVYRSPPTLLPVLLGVLIEMLFAKGLISFLGHHGLLELSSFAVNIVIALTLGAGTDYGIFLMGRYHEARQAGESREDSFYIAYKNVTPIILGSGLTIAGACYCLTFARLNYFHTMGPAVAITMLFTIAAALTLGPAMLTVGSLFGMFDPRQAAKAHVYRRIGASVVRWPVPILVASSAIVMLGAVFVPTYRQNYDDRQYQPHNSKSNLGFQAADRHFPKSKLFSEMLMVETDHDMRNSADFISLDRVARALIRLHGVAMVQGMTRPLGRPLEHASIPYLFTTQGSGNGQQLPFNREQNMNTDQQAQIQADSVAVLRKEITFFQRVSDELHKTVLTIEDLEHVSNEINDDVSNLDDFFRPIKSYFFWEKHCFDIPICWTFRSVFATIDQIDHLAEDIKYARISLAVVDETFPKIIAELKATADDTEALRTKLVNSYGSADLQSLATEQTFDDSINVGNDWDKSRSDDFFYIPHEGFDNADVKTGEKLMMSPDGKAARFIVTHEGDAMGPEGVEHVEMFPEAIKTILKETSLAGARVYIGGSGATDKDIKGFAASDLLIAAIAAFVLIFLIMMFITRSLVAALVIPATVAFSYAGAFGLSILLWQHLIGLPLHWLILPLTFIILVAVGSDYNLLLINRVKEELHGGIHTGLIRALGSTGGVVTSAGLVFAFTMLAMLTSGLRTIGQMGSTVCIGLLLDTLIVRSFVVPSILAILGPWFWWPTIVPRRPRREREPVTEPVPVQN from the coding sequence ATGGTGCGTAGATTCGCATTACCACTCATCTTCTTCTGGGGTTTTTCTGCGGTCACGATGACTGCGTTCACGCCCAAGGTGGAGGACGTCGCAGAAGAACTCGCCGGCCCGATGGTCCCGCACTATGCGCCGTCGCAGCGGGCGCTGCTGCACATCGGCGAAAAGTTTCACGAATCGAATTCGACGAACCTGACCATGGTGGTGTTCGAGGCGCAAAACCGGCAACTCGGCGACCAGGATCACGCTTACTACGACGATTTGATGAAGCGGTTCCAGCGCGACACCAAGCACGTGCAGTACGTGATGGACCTCTGGGGCCAACCGTTCACGGCGGCCGGCGCGCAAAGCGTGGACGGCAAATGCACCTACACGCTGCTGCGGCTGGCCGGCGATATCGGCCAGATGCAGGCCAATGACTCGGTGAATGCGGTCCGCGACATAATCGCCAAGGACCCACCACCGCCGGGACTGAAGGCTTTTGTGAGCGGCGCGGCGCCACTGGCCTCGGACACGTTGAGCATCGCCAACTCGAGCTTGAACAACGTCACGATCATCACGATCATCCTCATCCTGGTGATGTTGATGTTCGTCTACCGCTCACCACCCACGTTGCTACCCGTTTTGCTTGGCGTCCTCATCGAAATGCTGTTCGCCAAGGGGCTCATCTCATTCCTCGGGCATCACGGATTGCTCGAGTTGTCCTCGTTCGCAGTAAACATCGTCATCGCACTGACCTTGGGAGCCGGGACGGACTACGGCATCTTCCTGATGGGGCGCTATCACGAAGCTCGGCAAGCCGGAGAGAGCCGAGAAGACAGCTTCTACATCGCCTACAAGAACGTCACGCCGATCATCCTCGGTTCGGGCCTGACCATCGCCGGCGCGTGTTACTGCCTGACGTTTGCGCGCTTGAATTACTTCCACACCATGGGTCCCGCTGTCGCGATCACCATGCTGTTCACCATCGCTGCTGCGTTGACGCTCGGTCCGGCGATGTTGACGGTCGGCAGCCTGTTCGGGATGTTCGATCCGCGACAGGCCGCCAAGGCGCACGTGTATCGGCGGATCGGCGCGAGCGTGGTGCGCTGGCCGGTGCCGATCCTGGTCGCCAGTTCGGCCATCGTCATGCTCGGGGCGGTCTTCGTGCCGACCTACCGGCAGAATTACGACGACCGGCAGTACCAACCGCACAATTCGAAGTCGAATCTGGGTTTCCAAGCCGCTGATCGACATTTCCCCAAGAGCAAATTGTTCTCCGAAATGCTGATGGTGGAAACCGATCACGATATGCGCAACTCGGCCGACTTCATCTCGCTGGACCGGGTCGCTCGAGCGCTGATCCGCCTGCATGGTGTGGCGATGGTGCAAGGAATGACCAGACCCTTGGGCCGGCCGCTCGAACACGCCAGCATTCCCTATTTGTTCACTACTCAGGGCAGCGGCAACGGTCAACAACTGCCGTTCAACCGGGAGCAGAACATGAACACGGATCAGCAGGCACAGATCCAAGCGGACTCGGTTGCCGTGCTACGCAAAGAGATCACCTTTTTCCAACGGGTCTCCGATGAACTGCACAAGACGGTGCTCACCATCGAGGATCTGGAGCATGTCAGCAACGAGATCAACGACGATGTCTCGAATCTCGACGATTTCTTCCGTCCGATCAAAAGCTATTTCTTCTGGGAGAAGCACTGTTTCGACATTCCCATCTGCTGGACGTTCAGATCGGTGTTCGCGACCATTGATCAGATCGACCATCTGGCCGAAGACATCAAGTACGCCAGGATTTCTCTCGCGGTGGTGGACGAGACCTTTCCCAAGATCATTGCCGAGCTGAAGGCCACGGCTGACGACACCGAGGCTTTGAGGACGAAGTTAGTCAACTCGTACGGTTCTGCCGACCTTCAATCCCTCGCGACCGAGCAGACATTCGATGACTCGATCAACGTCGGAAACGACTGGGACAAGTCCCGCAGCGATGACTTCTTCTATATACCGCACGAGGGTTTCGACAATGCAGACGTCAAAACCGGCGAGAAACTGATGATGTCGCCGGACGGCAAGGCAGCCCGCTTCATCGTGACCCACGAGGGTGACGCAATGGGCCCCGAAGGGGTCGAGCATGTCGAAATGTTCCCCGAGGCCATCAAGACGATTCTGAAGGAGACCTCGCTGGCGGGCGCCCGGGTGTACATCGGCGGTTCGGGAGCCACCGATAAGGACATCAAGGGATTTGCCGCATCGGATCTGCTGATCGCTGCGATCGCCGCCTTCGTGCTGATCTTTTTGATCATGATGTTCATCACGCGAAGTCTGGTGGCGGCCTTGGTGATTCCCGCCACCGTCGCGTTCTCCTATGCCGGCGCGTTCGGGTTGTCGATCCTGCTCTGGCAGCACCTGATCGGGCTGCCGCTGCACTGGCTGATATTGCCGCTGACGTTCATCATCCTGGTGGCGGTCGGATCGGACTACAACCTGCTGCTGATCAACCGGGTCAAGGAAGAACTTCACGGTGGAATACACACCGGTCTGATCCGCGCACTCGGCAGCACGGGCGGCGTGGTGACATCGGCCGGTCTGGTGTTCGCGTTCACCATGCTGGCCATGCTCACCAGTGGTCTCCGGACCATCGGTCAGATGGGTTCAACGGTGTGCATCGGCCTGCTGCTCGACACGCTGATCGTGCGTTCGTTCGTCGTCCCGTCCATCCTCGCCATCTTGGGGCCGTGGTTCTGGTGGCCGACAATCGTGCCCCGCAGGCCGCGTCGAGAGCGGGAACCGGTCACCGAACCGGTGCCGGTGCAGAACTAG
- a CDS encoding ABC transporter substrate-binding protein, which translates to MDTIDLAYVGRGLHEELVAYVADQEGYFEAEKVHVAIRDGIGWSAERLRRGAVIGLGRTLLSRLTDGIGWTALSVSTDHPLFWFLGNAEVQSMADLRGRRLAVHAAHSPPGAFARIVLRKHGLDPDRDVECVERHPGDYQMDLRHLRDGSIDAAYVGSTLSPEQVADEEGFHLLAWVGDHFQIPTVGVVVDPAHISLDSPALQGLVRANQRALELLFENRSRAVDYVAGFLDRLTREEAQRYYERYVEPYFLPGRVLDLTAVQHAVDTVAAELGVASVAADTIYMNSSAKYERESRNP; encoded by the coding sequence ATGGACACGATCGATCTTGCCTATGTCGGCCGTGGCCTGCATGAGGAGCTGGTCGCCTACGTCGCTGATCAGGAAGGCTACTTCGAGGCCGAGAAGGTCCACGTCGCCATCCGCGACGGGATTGGTTGGTCGGCGGAGCGGCTGCGCCGCGGTGCGGTGATCGGCCTGGGCCGCACGCTGTTATCCAGGCTGACCGATGGAATCGGTTGGACCGCGCTCAGCGTCAGCACCGACCATCCGCTGTTCTGGTTTCTGGGTAACGCCGAGGTGCAGTCCATGGCGGACCTCCGCGGGCGACGCCTGGCTGTCCACGCCGCCCACAGCCCGCCAGGCGCGTTCGCCCGAATCGTGCTGCGCAAGCACGGCTTGGATCCCGACCGTGACGTCGAATGCGTCGAACGACATCCCGGTGACTACCAGATGGACCTACGGCACCTTCGGGACGGCTCGATCGACGCCGCTTACGTCGGCAGCACGTTGTCGCCCGAACAAGTCGCCGACGAAGAGGGGTTCCACCTGCTGGCCTGGGTCGGCGACCACTTCCAAATTCCCACCGTGGGCGTAGTCGTGGACCCCGCGCACATTTCGCTGGACAGCCCCGCTCTGCAGGGCCTGGTGCGGGCGAACCAGCGCGCACTGGAATTACTTTTCGAAAATCGCAGTCGCGCAGTGGATTACGTCGCTGGATTTCTCGACCGACTCACTCGCGAGGAGGCGCAGCGGTACTACGAACGCTACGTTGAGCCGTATTTTCTCCCCGGACGCGTGCTGGACCTCACCGCCGTGCAGCACGCAGTCGACACCGTCGCTGCCGAACTAGGCGTGGCGTCGGTGGCCGCCGACACGATTTATATGAACTCATCCGCGAAATACGAACGAGAAAGCCGAAACCCGTGA